A single window of Cheilinus undulatus linkage group 12, ASM1832078v1, whole genome shotgun sequence DNA harbors:
- the esrra gene encoding steroid hormone receptor ERR1 — protein sequence MSSRERRSDVYIKAEPSSPEGGGGGRTSPGGASSDSSQSGGGGTRGDGAKRYSPPLYTPALRCHFKDEGGDGAEEGSTGNGAGRCKYALSTLPKRLCLVCGDVASGYHYGVASCEACKAFFKRTIQGNIEYSCPASNECEITKRRRKACQACRFTKCLKVGMLKEGVRLDRVRGGRQKYKRRPEVENATYQSAPLPLTKESEKGSSNIIVSHLLVAEPEKLFAMPDPLQPDTAQRTLTTLCDLADRELVVIIGWAKHIPGFLSLSLADQMSVLQSVWLEVLVLGVAYRSLGCEDEVVFAEDFVLDEEMSRVAGLTELNAAISQLARRFRALNVDREEFVMLKAIALTNSDSVYIEDMEAVQKLRDLLHQALLELECQRRPDDPQRAGRLLLTLPLLRQTAGRALTTFYSIKTRGGVPMHKLFLEMLEAMMDSP from the exons ATGTCTTCCAGGGAGCGTCGGTCAGATGTCTACATAAAGGCAGAACCGAGCAGTCCAGAGGGAGGCGGGGGAGGTCGGACCAGCCCTGGTGGGGCCTCCTCAGACTCCTCTCAAAGTGGAGGTGGAGGAACCAGAGGTGACGGTGCGAAGCGATACTCCCCACCGCTCTACACGCCCGCCCTGCGCTGCCACTTCAAAGACGAGGGCGGAGATGGGGCAGAGGAGGGTTCCACTGGAAATGGAGCAGGGCGATGCAAGTACGCCCTGAGCACGCTACCCAAGAGGCTGTGCTTAGTATGCGGAGATGTGGCGTCAGGTTACCACTATGGCGTGGCGTCATGTGAGGCCTGCAAAGCATTCTTTAAAAGAACTATTCAAG GAAACATTGAATACAGCTGTCCAGCATCAAATGAGTGTGAGATAACCAAAAGGCGCAGAAAGGCTTGTCAGGCATGCCGCTTCACCAAGTGCCTCAAAGTAGGCATGCTGAAAGAGG GAGTACGTCTTGACAGGGTCAGAGGTGGAAGGCAGAAATACAAAAGACGCCCAGAGGTGGAGAATGCAACATACCAGAGTGCCCCTCTACCACTCACAAAGGAGAGTGAAAAAG GTTCCTCCAATATTATTGTGTCCCACCTTCTCGTGGCAGAGCCAGAGAAGTTATTTGCGATGCCTGACCCTCTGCAGCCTGACACAGCCCAGCGCACGCTCACCACTCTGTGCGACCTCGCTGACCGTGAGCTGGTTGTCATCATTGGCTGGGCCAAACACATTCCCG GCTTCCTGTCTCTGTCCCTAGCAGACCAGATGTCTGTGCTGCAGTCAGTGTGGTTGGAGGTGCTGGTGCTGGGTGTAGCATACCGCTCGCTCGGCTGTGAGGACGAGGTGGTGTTTGCAGAGGATTTTGTCCTCGATGAGGAGATGTCGCGTGTTGCAGGACTGACAGAGCTTAATGCAGCAATTAGTCAACTCGCTCGCCGTTTCCGCGCATTAAATGTGGACCGGGAGGAATTTGTCATGCTGAAAGCCATCGCACTTACTAACTCag ACTCTGTTTACATCGAGGACATGGAGGCTGTGCAGAAGCTGCGGGACCTCCTTCACCAGGCACTGCTGGAGCTGGAATGTCAGCGGCGCCCAGATGACCCCCAGCGGGCAGGACGCCTCCTTTTAACATTGCCTCTCCTCCGACAGACTGCTGGTCGTGCTCTGACCACTTTCTACAGCATTAAGACCCGTGGTGGTGTACCCATGCACAAACTATTCCTGGAGATGCTGGAAGCCATGATGGACTCTCCCTAG
- the prdx5 gene encoding peroxiredoxin-5, mitochondrial → MLSISSTLIKNTRVVQCARLLHTSLVANMPIQVGESLPAVEVQENEPGNKVSMDQLFKGKKGVLFAVPGAFTPGCSKTHLPGFVQQAGDLRSKGIQEVACISVNDAFVMAAWGKEHGTDGKVRMLADPTGAFTKAVDLLLDSDQIVQVLGNKRSKRYSMLVEDGVVKKISVEPDGTGLTCSLVSNILSDL, encoded by the exons ATGCTCTCCATCTCATCCACTCTAATCAAGAACACTCGTGTGGTCCAGTGCGCGAGGCTGCTGCACACGTCTTTGGTCGCCAATATGCCAATTCAG GTTGGTGAATCTCTCCCTGCAGTGGAGGTCCAGGAAAATGAACCAGGAAACAAAGTTTCTATGGATCAGCTCTTCAAGGGGAAGAAGGGAGTCCTCTTTGCTGTACCTGGAGCTTTCACCCCAGGATGTTCAAAG ACTCATCTCCCAGGTTTTGTGCAGCAGGCTGGAGACTTGAGGAGTAAAGGCATTCAGGAGGTTGCATGCATTTCTGTCAACGATGCATTTGTCATGGCTGCATGGGGAAAAGAGCACGGGACAGATGGCAAG GTTCGAATGCTGGCTGATCCTACAGGAGCTTTTACAAAG GCGGTTGACCTGTTACTTGACAGTGATCAGATTGTGCAGGTACTTGGGAACAAGCGATCCAAGAG ATACTCCATGCTGGTGGAAGATGGGGTTGTGAAGAAGATCAGTGTGGAGCCTGATGGCACTGGACTGACCTGCAGCCTGGTCTCCAATATTCTGTCTGATCTGTAG